Genomic DNA from Brienomyrus brachyistius isolate T26 chromosome 22, BBRACH_0.4, whole genome shotgun sequence:
CGTCTCCAGCTGAACTTCGACCTTGACAGGGGTGTCTTTCCCATGGTGATCCACGCCGTCGTGGACGAAGGAGACGGTAGGTTTTCTAGAACGTCCTTGCCGATCGCTGGGTGGGCGTCATGGTTGCTTCTGCCGTGTAAATGAACCATTTAATTTCGTAGTGAGAAACTCGTTAACCGTGTCCCATTttaatgagccccccccccctacagatGGCCTGGGGCATTCGCACGTTCTGCTGGCCGCTTTCGAGAGAGTAAGTCCTCCATTCGGCGCTCACGCCCTGCGCCGTTCAGCAGGCCGTGTCGCCCTTTTCGCCATTTCTCTAAATCGCACCTCCGAGCAGGATAATTGGCTGTGGGAACGGGCTGCGGATCTGAACCTGTTCCTCCGCTCTCTTGGCAGCATGTCGACGGAAGTTTCTCAGTGAAGCCTTTGAAGCAGAAGCAAATTGTGAGTAATCCCGCCATGTGTCCCGTCCGCTTTTCCGCCTATTGCCACTGGGGGGCCTCTTCTTCCCCGCCCCATTTGCCTGTCTGTGGCCTCCTGTTCCCACCTGTTTCCTCTAATCATCGTGTGCATGTATACAGGGAAGGGGTGATTTTTCCATTAGGCCTTTTGTTCCCCGGCCCATAAACGGTGTAGGCGGAGCCTTGGTTAAACATCAGCAGGGCTCTGCATTTGTTTGTGGCTCCTTAATAAAGCTGCCTGGTGAAAATGGGTGGCAGACATTAAATGGAGTGAGAGGTGTTTACAGGAGGCTGCCGTCAGCCTCTCAGCCTGTCACAAGGGCTTTTTAACCCCTTCCTCCACTGTTTTAGGTGGACCGGGTCAGCTACCTGCTGCAGGAGATCTACGGGATTGAAAACAAGAACAACCAGGAAACAAAGGTGGGCAGAGTCACTGCAGAGCAACGTAATGACACAGTGTAATGATGCAGGCCACTGAAAAACAcccatcgtgtgtgtgtgtgtatgtgtgtccatctctgtgtctgtctctctgtgtgtgacTGGCAGCCATCGGACGACGAGAACAGCGACAACAGTAACGAGTGTGTGGTGTGCCTGTCGGACCTGCGCGACACCCTCATCCTGCCCTGCAGACACCTCTGCCTCTGCAACTCCTGCGCAGACACGCTGCGCTACCAGGCCAACAACTGCCCCATCTGCCGGCTGCGTGAGTCACGGCTGCGCCACAGTCGCCGAGCTTAACGGGGGAGCCCTAACGTACAGCTGATGAAGATTAGGAGTAGGGTTAGTGGGGAGACGGGGACCCCTGCTGGTGGAGAGGCATCCTTAAAAAAGCACCCTGAATAGCTAGGAGGCCCACTGAATTCTGGGAAATGTTTAACATGGCTTGAGGTTTCAAAGGCTGCATGGAGCTGCGTATTTAATAGATTGTGATTGAAAGAGTTCTGGTCAGCTGCTGTTCTTGCCCTCCCTAGCATTCCGAGCCCTGCTGCAGATCCGTGCCGTGAAGAAGAAGCCGGGGAGCCTCTCGCCCGTGTCCTTCAGCCCCGTGCTGGCACAGTCCATGGAGCACGACGACCACTCAGTGGGTGCTGCGTGAGGGAGGCTGCcgctgtcacatgacctgggaGAGCCCTGCGCGATctcctctctttgtctctcCCGCAGAGCGCGGAGAGCGTGCCGCCAGGCTTTGAACCCATCTCCCTACTGGAGGCGCTCAACGGGCTGCGAGCCGTGTCCCCTGCCGTGCCGTCGGCCCCCCTGTATGATGAGTTGGGCTTCTCTGGCGGGCTGGGGGTGGAGCGCTCGCTTAGCTCCCCGGAGCACATCGGCGACAGCGGTGGCCAGCAGAATACCAAGGCCAGCAAGTCTCCCGACAGGTGGGAGGCGGGCCTTAGAGTTTGCCCTACAGGGTGGTTTGAggaaactcattaatattcacgAGAGGCACTGCCTGATTGGCCAGTAAATGCCTTAGACAGGATGCCTAAGAAACCATACTAATCGCTAACTACCAGAACCCATAAGTCAGAATACTATTAGCCTATGACAAGGAAAATGGAATTTACTGCAACCGGGTTCAAATGCATAAAATTGCTCCTctgatgaatattaatgagttttcccaaaccaccctgtaaaatgaaaatccgcttgtttgccctgtccacttcctgtttgcctgtgtggctGCACCCTAAATGCTCATGGGGGGGCAGCTCTGAGCCTGTCACGCCTCTTCACACCCCCCAGTGCCTCGCTGAGGTCACCGTCATCCCCGATCTgcgaggaggatgaggagaagCTGGCAGAGCAGGCGGAAGGGCAGCCTGACACGCTGCGCTCCGGCAGCCCGCCCCCCCAGgaggtgagcccccccccccaccaccaccaccaccaccaccactacaCTCTGTGTTTCGTTCCTTCTTTAacagtctttgttttttttccgcgTCCAGGTGGCAGCGGCTGAGGAGCCCGTGGGTCCTGTTACCCTGGATGAAGGTGAGGGGTACCATCACcgccaggtcaaaggtcacattgTCGCTCTGCCTTTTTAATTTCCCTCAAGCTGTTGTTACCActctctgccccccacccccagacgaCTGCCCCCGCTCTGCGGGTGAGATCTTCCAGGACTGCGTGAGCGAGCGCAGTAGCCTGACTAAGCCTGAGAGCACCCCACTGGGGGAGCTGTCCCTCCCAGGTGAGCCCCCCCCGGCCCCATTCCTGCCTTTTTGTATCCCTGCTTTTTCGTCTCTGTGATCTCCGTTGGGATGTCACCATAAGTCAATGCCTTCcaggcctctctctctctgcgcaacccccccccccaactcctaaTGTAACCCCTCCCATGGTGTCTAACTCTCTGCTCTCCCCTCCCcactgtctgccccccccacacctatCTGCAGCCCTGTCCGCTGACACCTGCTCTGTCCCTATTAAGGACTAACGCCGGTAGGTGTCCCGGTTCTGATCCGGCTTCAATCCGGCGCATAACGAGCTGCTGCTCCTGCTTGGCTTGCTTGCTCCAGTCCCAGGGGATGCCTCCTGTTGTACCTTCATGCCTTCTCGTGCCTTGCCTCCCCCCTCAGCGTCCTCAGAGTCCATGGAGAGTCTGAAGAGCCACAGCACCCGCAGCTCCAGCCAgcccctcctctgcccctccggcaGCCTGCGTGTGGAGGACGAGCACCTGGGCCCTTAGTGTgtccatgcgcacacacacgcgctcacacGTAgactgccgcccccccccctctgctgCTTGACCTTCAATTACACTG
This window encodes:
- the mgrn1b gene encoding E3 ubiquitin-protein ligase MGRN1b, which translates into the protein MGSILSRRIAGVEDVDIQANSAYRYPPKSGNYFASHFFMGGEKFDTPHPEGYLFGENMDLNFLGNRPVQFPYVTPAPHEPVKTLRSLVNIRKDSLRLVRYKEDAEGPPEDGAQPRVQYCVEFTFDADARVAITLYCQAHEEFSNGTAIYTPRCPTMISETVHYKRGVSQQFSLPSFKIDFSEWSEDELNFDLDRGVFPMVIHAVVDEGDDGLGHSHVLLAAFERHVDGSFSVKPLKQKQIVDRVSYLLQEIYGIENKNNQETKPSDDENSDNSNECVVCLSDLRDTLILPCRHLCLCNSCADTLRYQANNCPICRLPFRALLQIRAVKKKPGSLSPVSFSPVLAQSMEHDDHSSAESVPPGFEPISLLEALNGLRAVSPAVPSAPLYDELGFSGGLGVERSLSSPEHIGDSGGQQNTKASKSPDSASLRSPSSPICEEDEEKLAEQAEGQPDTLRSGSPPPQEVAAAEEPVGPVTLDEAVVTTLCPPPPDDCPRSAGEIFQDCVSERSSLTKPESTPLGELSLPASSESMESLKSHSTRSSSQPLLCPSGSLRVEDEHLGP